Proteins from a genomic interval of Garra rufa chromosome 4, GarRuf1.0, whole genome shotgun sequence:
- the LOC141333861 gene encoding uncharacterized protein isoform X1 — protein sequence MPFIKEESEDMKIEETLRVKHEDTEEQTDLMTLKEEHQELNEMKEEDQNGKHFDIKMEEKSISCPQTENLSSPKKDQSTQLFPHTNAHRRIHTGEKPFTCEQCVKSFTLKRNLKTHMRIHTGEKPFTCKQCGKSFTNKAHLKTHMRVHTGEKPFTCEQCGKSFTNKAHLKTHMRVHTGEKPFTCKQCGQMFSRQESFNGHMRIHTGEKPFTCELCGKSFTIKRNLYTHMRVHTGEKPFTCPQCGKSFTIKINLKTHMRVHTGEKPFTCKQCGKCFTNKANLKIHMIIHTGEKPFTCKQCGKCFTLRANLKTHMRVHTGEKPFTCPQCGKSFTHKANLTSHLRIHTGEKLFTCPQCGKSFTQSVTLTRHMKIHSKERMKCH from the exons Atgccatttattaaagaggagagtgaagacatgaagattgaagaaacattgagagtcaaacatgaagatactgaggaacaaacag ATCTGATGACACTGAAAGAGGAGCATCAAGAACTGAATGAAATGAAAGAGGAAGATCAAAATGGAAAACATTTTGATATCAAAATggaagaaaaatcaattagttgccCACAGACTGAAAATCTGTCCTCACCAAAGAAAGATCAAAGCACACAGCTTTTCCCACACACCAATGCCCACaggagaattcacactggagagaagcctttcacctgcgaACAGTGTGTAAAGAGTTTCACGCTTAAAAGAAACCTAAAaactcacatgagaattcacactggagagaagcctttcacctgcaaacagtgtggaaagagttttacgaATAAAGCACACCTAAAaactcacatgagagttcacactggagagaagcctttcacctgcgaacagtgtggaaagagttttacgaATAAAGCACACCTAAAaactcacatgagagttcacactggagagaagcctttcacctgcaaacagtgtggacaAATGTTCAGTCGACAAGAAAGCTTTAACggccacatgagaattcacactggagagaagcctttcacctgcgaactgtgtggaaagagtttcacgatTAAAAGAAACCTATAcactcacatgagagttcacactggagagaagcctttcacctgccctcagtgtgggaagagtttcacgattaaaataaacctaaaaactcacatgagagttcacactggagagaagcctttcacctgcaaacagtgtggaaagtgttttacgAATAAAGCAAACCTAAAAAttcacatgataattcacactggagagaagcctttcacctgcaaacagtgtggaaagtgttttacaCTTAGAGCAAACCTAAAgactcacatgagagttcacactggagagaagcctttcacctgccctcagtgtgggaagagtttcacacacaAAGCAAACCTAACCTCTCacctgagaattcacactggagagaagcttttcacctgccctcagtgtgggaagagtttcacacagaGTGTAACCCTAACTAGACACATGAAGATTCActcaaaagaaagaatgaaatgTCATTAG
- the LOC141333861 gene encoding uncharacterized protein isoform X2, with protein sequence MPFIKEESEDMKIEETLRVKHEDTEEQTDLMTLKEEHQELNEMKEEDQNGKHFDIKMEEKSISCPQTENLSSPKKDQSTQLFPHTNAHRRIHTGEKPFTCEQCVKSFTLKRNLKTHMRIHTGEKPFTCKQCGKSFTNKAHLKTHMRVHTGEKPFTCEQCGKSFTNKAHLKTHMRVHTGEKPFTCKQCGQMFSRQESFNGHMRIHTGEKPFTCELCGKSFTIKRNLYTHMRVHTGEKPFTCPQCGKSFTIKINLKTHMRVHTGEKPFTCKQCGKCFTNKANLKIHMIIHTGEKPFTCKQCGKCFTLRANLKTHMRVHTGEKPFTCPQCGKSFTHKANLTSHLRIHTGEKLFTCPQCGKSFTQSVTLTRHMKIHSKERMK encoded by the exons Atgccatttattaaagaggagagtgaagacatgaagattgaagaaacattgagagtcaaacatgaagatactgaggaacaaacag ATCTGATGACACTGAAAGAGGAGCATCAAGAACTGAATGAAATGAAAGAGGAAGATCAAAATGGAAAACATTTTGATATCAAAATggaagaaaaatcaattagttgccCACAGACTGAAAATCTGTCCTCACCAAAGAAAGATCAAAGCACACAGCTTTTCCCACACACCAATGCCCACaggagaattcacactggagagaagcctttcacctgcgaACAGTGTGTAAAGAGTTTCACGCTTAAAAGAAACCTAAAaactcacatgagaattcacactggagagaagcctttcacctgcaaacagtgtggaaagagttttacgaATAAAGCACACCTAAAaactcacatgagagttcacactggagagaagcctttcacctgcgaacagtgtggaaagagttttacgaATAAAGCACACCTAAAaactcacatgagagttcacactggagagaagcctttcacctgcaaacagtgtggacaAATGTTCAGTCGACAAGAAAGCTTTAACggccacatgagaattcacactggagagaagcctttcacctgcgaactgtgtggaaagagtttcacgatTAAAAGAAACCTATAcactcacatgagagttcacactggagagaagcctttcacctgccctcagtgtgggaagagtttcacgattaaaataaacctaaaaactcacatgagagttcacactggagagaagcctttcacctgcaaacagtgtggaaagtgttttacgAATAAAGCAAACCTAAAAAttcacatgataattcacactggagagaagcctttcacctgcaaacagtgtggaaagtgttttacaCTTAGAGCAAACCTAAAgactcacatgagagttcacactggagagaagcctttcacctgccctcagtgtgggaagagtttcacacacaAAGCAAACCTAACCTCTCacctgagaattcacactggagagaagcttttcacctgccctcagtgtgggaagagtttcacacagaGTGTAACCCTAACTAGACACATGAAGATTCActcaaaagaaagaatgaaat GA
- the LOC141333850 gene encoding uncharacterized protein produces the protein MAFIKEESEDIKIEETFRVKHEDTDEQTKMVFIEEENEDMRIKDTFRVKHEDTDEQTDLRALKEESDVLNEMEEKDHDFTNEEKSFSCSLTEKISSRERTQKTGRSFFICQQCGKHFIHRKNLKTHVRCHFGENPYTCPECGQSFHQKQHFEDHMRIHTEQPYTCPQCGKKFIYKGRFEEHLRVHTGDKPFTCQQCGKSFNQKGTLDRHMRVHSGEKPYTCQQCGKCFGYKKNLKTHVKSHVGENPHTCPECGQSFHRKQLFEDHMRIHTEQPYTCPQCGKKFNYKVRFEDHLRVHTGDKPFACKQCGRSFNQKGNLDRHLRVHTGDKHFTCQQCGRSFNQKANLDRHMSVHTGNQSYTCDQCGMSFDQHENLEVHMRIHSGEQPYTCPQCGKGFNYKGRFEDHLRVHTGEKPFTCQQCGRSFNQKGTLNRHMRVHSGTKL, from the exons atggcgtttattaaagaggagagtgaagacataaagattgaagaaacattcagagtcaaacatgaagatactgatgaacaaacaaagatggtattTATtgaagaggagaatgaagacatgaggattaaagatacattcagagtcaaacatgaagatactgatgaacaaacag acctgagggcactgaaagaggagagtgacgtactgaatgaaatggaagagaaagatcatgatttcacaaatgaagaaaaatcttttagttgttcactGACTGAAAAGATTTCCTCAAGAGAAAGGACTCAAAAGACCGGAAGAAGttttttcatctgtcaacagtgtggaaagcattTCATTCATAGAAAAAATCTTAAAACACATGTTAGGTGTCACTTTGGAGAGAATCCCTACACATGCCCTGAGTGTGGACAGAGTTTCCAtcaaaaacaacactttgaagaccatatgagaattcacactgagcaaccctacacatgccctcagtgcggaaagaagtTTATTTATAAAGGACGCTTTGAAGAACActtaagagttcacactggagataagccttttacctgccagcaatgtggaaaaagtttcaaccaaaaaggaacccttgacagacacatgagagttcactctggagagaagccttacacctgccaacagtgtggaaagtgttttggttataaaaaaaatcttaaaacacaTGTTAAGAGTCACGTTGGAGAGAATCCCCACACATGCCCTGAGTGTGGACAGAGTTTCCATCGAAAACAACTCTTTGAAgaccatatgagaattcacactgagcaaccctacacatgccctcagtgcggaaagaagtTTAATTATAAAGTACGCTTTGAAGACCActtaagagttcacactggagataaGCCTTTCgcctgcaaacaatgtggaagaagtttcaaccaaaaaggaaaccttgacagacacttgagagttcacactggagataaGCATTTTAcatgccagcaatgtggaagaagtttcaaccaaaaagcaaaccttgacagacacatgagtgttcacactggaaatcagtcttacacgtgtgatcagtgtggaatgagttttgatcaacatgaaaaccttgaagtccatatgagaattcactctggagagcaaccctacacatgccctcagtgcggaaaggggTTTAATTATAAAGGACGCTTTGAAGACCActtaagagttcacactggagagaagccttttacctgccaacaatgtggaagaagtttcaaccaaaaaggaacccttaacagacacatgagagttcactctggaacAAAACTCTAA